One part of the Treponema sp. OMZ 787 genome encodes these proteins:
- a CDS encoding tetratricopeptide repeat protein, translating to MKKPFFGFIFIALFSASLFCNPADLYQKGAEYQANEDWYGAIEMYQSALKENPSYNLVYQGLAECFYALDEYDQALSFAESARKYKKDDPDLQNLHGFILVGLGKIDEAKVLFNQVLKKYPNNPEARFGLAEIEVSQGKLYLASEMYKQNLQRQGENRKALLSLALVSYEAGNVKQAEDYIKRALKYHGDNPQVHYFAAYLNSLDGRLEEAEGRIYSALKLKEDYDEAYALLASILYAQRRYEEVIKISDMRISKKRDRADAWYLKTLSLRRLERYGEAINAAKVGLSLDADDEIMRCLLEEIAIENLNFEDSFRMELSKYHAERALGFSRRNMTDQALYEYRRTLKIYPYDVESREAYAGILLRLGYPERYLEQMLFIQSIAKSNTRVNDAVEAYEKYLLGSIQSKWRIDPLYLDKAHISIGLFYAMESSNVLHPEAERITQILTSDIFSYNPRLKITSYSDKPVTYREASKKSRTENQDYFGIIRLKENRRDIQIILELYVSRTGSPAKTFTVYRSGNDRFSNGIRRLSSMLNEAMPIVGKLINRYQNEAVIDIGKHDSDFKDLKIAVIRKDCLVIEKEGLGMVFDPSDLLGYFEPSKSEENLSEGILKRNGYYDRMNAGDSVILFSEETKEKELEYYTDVGQKNSLLLLLLRKIR from the coding sequence ATGAAAAAGCCTTTTTTCGGATTTATATTTATTGCTTTATTTTCAGCTTCTTTATTTTGTAATCCAGCAGACCTATATCAAAAAGGTGCGGAATATCAGGCTAATGAAGATTGGTATGGGGCTATCGAAATGTACCAATCCGCTTTAAAGGAAAACCCCTCTTATAATTTGGTATATCAAGGGCTTGCAGAATGTTTTTATGCCCTCGACGAGTACGACCAGGCCCTGTCCTTTGCAGAATCGGCCCGTAAATATAAAAAAGATGATCCCGATTTACAAAACCTACACGGGTTTATTTTAGTAGGCCTTGGGAAAATAGATGAAGCCAAAGTTCTTTTTAATCAAGTCTTAAAAAAATATCCCAACAATCCCGAAGCCCGTTTCGGCTTGGCCGAAATAGAGGTTTCCCAAGGAAAGCTCTATCTTGCTTCAGAGATGTATAAGCAAAACCTTCAGCGTCAGGGTGAAAACAGAAAGGCCCTTCTTTCCTTAGCCCTCGTAAGCTATGAGGCCGGAAATGTTAAGCAGGCCGAAGACTATATAAAACGGGCCTTAAAATACCATGGGGATAACCCTCAAGTCCACTATTTTGCAGCCTATTTAAATTCCCTTGACGGAAGACTTGAAGAGGCAGAAGGCCGTATTTATTCGGCTCTTAAACTAAAAGAAGATTATGATGAGGCCTATGCTCTTTTAGCTTCAATTTTATATGCACAAAGACGTTATGAAGAAGTTATAAAGATTTCGGACATGAGGATTTCAAAAAAAAGGGACAGGGCAGATGCCTGGTACTTAAAAACCTTGAGTTTAAGGCGGCTTGAGCGGTACGGCGAGGCTATAAATGCCGCTAAGGTAGGCCTTTCCTTGGATGCCGATGATGAAATAATGCGCTGTCTTTTAGAAGAAATCGCCATAGAAAATTTAAATTTTGAAGATTCTTTCCGTATGGAGCTTTCAAAATACCATGCCGAAAGAGCCCTCGGCTTTTCCCGCAGGAATATGACCGATCAGGCCCTCTATGAGTACAGGCGTACCTTAAAAATATATCCTTATGATGTCGAAAGCAGGGAGGCCTATGCAGGTATCTTGCTCCGTCTGGGCTATCCCGAAAGATATTTGGAACAGATGCTCTTTATTCAGTCCATAGCAAAAAGCAATACAAGGGTAAATGATGCAGTTGAGGCCTATGAAAAATATCTTTTAGGTTCTATCCAATCAAAGTGGCGTATAGATCCTCTTTATTTGGATAAGGCACACATATCCATAGGCCTATTTTACGCCATGGAAAGCTCGAATGTTTTACATCCTGAGGCCGAGCGTATAACTCAAATCCTTACCTCGGATATTTTTTCTTATAATCCGAGACTGAAAATAACTTCTTATTCGGATAAGCCCGTAACTTACCGTGAGGCTTCAAAAAAATCGCGTACCGAAAATCAGGACTACTTCGGCATTATAAGGCTTAAAGAGAACAGAAGGGATATTCAAATCATATTGGAGCTTTATGTGTCGCGTACAGGTTCTCCCGCAAAAACATTTACCGTTTACCGTTCAGGCAATGACCGCTTTTCAAACGGCATAAGGCGGCTTTCTTCAATGCTTAATGAGGCAATGCCCATTGTAGGCAAGCTTATAAACCGCTATCAAAATGAGGCCGTAATCGATATCGGCAAACACGATTCTGATTTTAAGGATTTAAAAATTGCCGTTATACGAAAGGACTGCTTGGTTATCGAAAAAGAAGGTCTGGGTATGGTTTTTGATCCGTCTGATCTCTTGGGCTATTTTGAGCCTTCAAAATCAGAGGAAAATTTATCCGAGGGGATTTTAAAGAGAAACGGTTACTATGATAGAATGAATGCAGGAGACTCCGTAATTCTTTTTAGCGAAGAGACAAAAGAAAAAGAGCTTGAATATTATACGGATGTCGGCCAAAAAAATTCTTTATTACTCTTACTTCTTAGGAAAATTCGCTAG
- a CDS encoding tol-pal system YbgF family protein: protein MKKGLILFLFFVTSFCFAEQQALTGESITGENEQPQLVPEVRPDKTGSEKIEFSEKPQALQQNENFAFLSFSILTREKSVMISWKARPEGRNLILYRSTTAFSSITSLAEAVPIANITDDGLPFFDYPIPGIPYYYAIAEENEIASGKIQFINGINTINSPVEVFGSSEEKEKKHIAVQNRPIPLPFLNPSKHTKKRTEFFSSQTETIINALTAEKRDFREFIISSQRLEPYIFPDDKKTPDGGEGMELQRILNEHFYTKNWQKCKVELSNFLRIRRTSRVSARTHFYIGQTLFFQNIYDEALLEFLTAQDLYPSQAKEWAHYCLVELANFPKK, encoded by the coding sequence ATGAAGAAAGGTTTGATTTTATTTTTATTTTTTGTTACATCTTTTTGCTTTGCAGAACAACAAGCTCTTACAGGAGAATCTATTACCGGAGAAAATGAACAGCCGCAGCTCGTACCCGAGGTAAGGCCCGATAAAACTGGTTCCGAAAAAATAGAATTTTCCGAAAAGCCGCAAGCCCTGCAACAAAATGAGAACTTTGCCTTTCTCTCCTTTTCTATTCTTACAAGGGAAAAATCGGTAATGATCAGCTGGAAAGCAAGACCTGAGGGAAGAAATTTAATTCTTTACAGGTCAACAACGGCCTTTTCATCAATCACCTCCCTTGCCGAAGCTGTTCCGATTGCAAACATAACCGATGACGGACTTCCCTTTTTCGATTATCCGATTCCCGGAATACCCTATTACTATGCTATTGCAGAAGAAAATGAAATAGCCTCAGGCAAGATTCAGTTTATAAACGGAATAAACACGATTAATAGTCCTGTCGAAGTTTTCGGTTCTTCCGAAGAAAAAGAGAAAAAACATATTGCCGTACAAAACCGCCCTATTCCTCTCCCCTTTTTAAACCCTTCAAAGCACACAAAAAAAAGGACGGAATTTTTTTCCTCTCAAACCGAAACCATTATAAACGCACTTACGGCGGAAAAAAGGGATTTTAGGGAATTTATTATATCTTCTCAAAGACTTGAACCCTACATCTTTCCTGACGACAAAAAAACGCCTGACGGCGGTGAGGGTATGGAATTGCAAAGAATTCTGAATGAGCATTTTTATACAAAAAACTGGCAAAAATGTAAGGTTGAGCTAAGCAATTTTTTAAGAATACGCAGGACTTCCAGGGTTTCCGCAAGGACGCATTTTTATATAGGGCAGACCCTCTTTTTCCAAAACATTTATGACGAGGCCCTCTTGGAATTTTTGACAGCCCAAGACCTGTATCCGTCCCAGGCAAAAGAATGGGCGCATTATTGCCTTGTAGAACTAGCGAATTTTCCTAAGAAGTAA
- a CDS encoding DUF58 domain-containing protein: MKTGFIAERAKQLKISSLSISEGLRSGGFSSAFRGQGIEFDSVREYETGDDVRSIDWNLTARSGKTFVKMYREERDLSIFMCLDFSLSMEPGLDKISPKEKAIETAALLAFAGRHMFSPVGALFFDGEKGPLFLPRTGEEHILAVLKSMEDFAFYKNRKPLRGTQLASSMTAASKILRSRSLVIIISDFKVEGYEKELGLLAAKHDVVCVRISGSIDSFLPEAGSIRFKDPENNFRMLLPTGSKTFQMEYKKNFTEEISRWENTCKHSLANPVLLDVNEDTVKVLGDFFLSKQSNQRISKNNLAKLGADVWKAF; this comes from the coding sequence ATGAAAACCGGTTTTATCGCAGAAAGGGCAAAACAGCTTAAAATCTCTTCTCTTTCGATTTCTGAAGGCTTACGGTCCGGCGGGTTCAGTTCGGCTTTTCGCGGTCAAGGAATAGAATTTGACTCGGTACGGGAATATGAGACCGGAGATGATGTGCGTTCCATTGATTGGAACCTTACGGCACGCAGTGGTAAGACCTTTGTTAAGATGTACCGCGAAGAAAGGGATTTAAGCATTTTTATGTGCTTGGATTTTTCGCTTTCGATGGAGCCGGGGCTAGATAAAATCAGTCCTAAGGAAAAAGCTATCGAAACGGCGGCCCTCCTAGCCTTTGCAGGGAGACATATGTTTTCCCCTGTCGGAGCTCTTTTTTTTGACGGAGAAAAGGGGCCCTTATTCCTTCCTCGGACCGGAGAAGAGCATATTTTGGCCGTATTAAAATCTATGGAAGATTTTGCCTTTTACAAAAACCGAAAGCCTTTAAGGGGAACTCAGCTTGCTTCTTCAATGACGGCTGCTTCCAAGATTTTGCGTTCGCGCTCCTTGGTAATAATAATTTCGGATTTTAAGGTGGAGGGCTATGAAAAGGAGCTTGGACTATTGGCTGCAAAACATGATGTTGTGTGTGTGAGGATAAGCGGATCCATCGATTCTTTTTTACCGGAAGCGGGTTCGATAAGATTTAAAGACCCTGAAAATAATTTTAGGATGCTCTTGCCTACGGGCTCTAAAACCTTTCAGATGGAATATAAAAAAAATTTTACTGAAGAAATATCGCGATGGGAAAATACATGTAAACATTCCCTTGCAAATCCTGTCTTACTCGATGTAAATGAAGATACCGTAAAAGTATTGGGAGACTTCTTTTTATCTAAACAAAGCAATCAGCGTATTTCAAAAAATAATTTAGCAAAGTTGGGAGCGGATGTATGGAAGGCATTTTAA
- a CDS encoding VWA domain-containing protein: MISFNHPLMFLLILFFPLFFILKKSGLIESPELKLNLVNWKGFFPKKNKLIEFGNLLSYLLWYCGIIFLIIAISEPVIFKNKQVYTDAGSSIMFLLDISPSMAAKDMNGETRISSAKKIIRKFVAKYPGDSFGLTALSSSAALIVPPTIDHKVFLSRLDSLSIGELGDGTAIGMGIAVSSAYMTRAKLNSSYIVLLTDGENNTGEINPKTAAEVLVNKNIGFYVIGIGNSGYTTLEYTDRKTGKTYLGSIFSKFDEFELKKIAQYGNGKYASASSPEILEGIFNTISKQVPAAQSNFTQIIEDNLYDYFLSAAIISFFLVWILRRIFMRVYL, encoded by the coding sequence ATGATTAGTTTTAACCATCCCCTTATGTTTTTATTGATTTTATTTTTTCCCTTGTTTTTTATATTAAAAAAAAGCGGCCTTATTGAAAGCCCCGAGTTAAAATTAAATTTGGTTAATTGGAAAGGTTTTTTTCCTAAAAAAAATAAACTTATTGAATTCGGGAATCTATTATCTTATCTTCTTTGGTATTGCGGTATTATTTTTTTGATAATAGCAATATCCGAGCCGGTGATTTTTAAAAACAAACAGGTTTATACTGATGCTGGAAGCTCGATAATGTTTTTGCTGGATATAAGTCCTTCTATGGCAGCAAAGGATATGAACGGGGAAACGAGGATATCAAGTGCAAAAAAAATTATCAGAAAGTTTGTTGCAAAGTATCCGGGGGATTCTTTCGGTTTGACTGCTCTTTCCAGTTCTGCAGCTTTGATTGTGCCTCCTACAATCGACCATAAGGTATTTTTATCACGCCTTGATTCTTTGAGTATAGGAGAGTTGGGAGACGGCACTGCAATCGGCATGGGTATTGCTGTTTCTTCTGCCTATATGACGCGGGCTAAGCTTAACTCTTCATACATTGTTTTACTTACCGACGGCGAAAATAACACAGGCGAAATTAATCCAAAAACGGCTGCAGAGGTTTTGGTAAATAAAAACATCGGCTTCTATGTTATAGGAATAGGAAACTCAGGCTATACAACCTTGGAGTATACAGACAGAAAAACGGGGAAGACATACTTGGGCTCTATCTTTTCCAAGTTTGACGAATTTGAATTAAAAAAAATAGCTCAATACGGAAACGGAAAATATGCATCGGCTTCCTCCCCCGAAATTCTTGAAGGAATCTTTAACACAATATCAAAACAGGTGCCTGCTGCCCAGTCGAATTTTACACAGATTATTGAAGATAATTTATATGACTATTTTTTATCGGCCGCAATAATTTCTTTTTTTCTTGTGTGGATTTTACGCAGAATTTTTATGAGGGTATATCTATGA
- a CDS encoding VWA domain-containing protein yields MIAFENSGYMFFILFLIPAWFIFYINLKKIKKAYSSLENTKKIIKKAKIRTLFFSAAWIFMILGLACPLWGSKPVSVRRRGVSVMFVSDISKSMSLQDIKPSRIAVQRQFLKVLLEKMHTTSHEPAVGLVLTKGEGVLSVPLSFEKNAVSSAIDALSPLILSASGTNLEAGVLRALDSFGENRGNSKIIVLCTDGGETSGSLLNAAEKIKKTDAVLIIAGFGTLEDIKIRVLDEKGNTQFREARLEEEFLQKAANIAGGESMYIPALSSGAIESILKIIDTGVEGLEKMVYIQEPVKRNFEMLLLSFIFLCLGGISFYGKNK; encoded by the coding sequence ATGATAGCTTTTGAAAATTCGGGGTATATGTTTTTTATTTTATTTTTAATTCCTGCATGGTTCATTTTTTATATCAACCTAAAAAAAATAAAAAAGGCCTATTCGAGCTTGGAGAATACAAAAAAAATAATCAAAAAGGCTAAGATAAGAACCTTGTTTTTTTCGGCTGCATGGATTTTTATGATCTTAGGTTTGGCCTGTCCCCTTTGGGGTTCAAAACCTGTTTCCGTAAGGAGGCGGGGGGTATCGGTTATGTTTGTTTCCGATATTTCAAAAAGCATGAGCCTTCAGGATATTAAACCCAGCCGTATTGCTGTGCAAAGACAGTTTTTAAAAGTCTTGCTTGAAAAAATGCATACAACCTCTCATGAGCCTGCTGTAGGACTTGTGCTTACAAAGGGTGAAGGCGTTTTATCGGTGCCCTTAAGTTTTGAAAAAAATGCCGTTTCATCCGCTATTGATGCCTTATCCCCTCTAATCCTTTCTGCCTCAGGCACTAATCTTGAAGCCGGAGTTTTACGGGCCTTGGATTCTTTTGGAGAAAACAGGGGAAACTCAAAAATAATAGTTTTATGCACTGACGGCGGCGAAACATCAGGCTCTCTTTTAAATGCTGCAGAAAAAATAAAAAAAACGGATGCGGTGCTTATCATTGCAGGCTTCGGTACTCTTGAAGACATTAAGATAAGAGTCCTTGATGAAAAGGGAAATACTCAATTCAGGGAAGCAAGATTGGAAGAAGAATTTTTACAAAAGGCTGCAAATATAGCCGGAGGTGAAAGTATGTATATACCGGCATTAAGTTCCGGAGCTATAGAAAGCATTTTAAAAATAATAGATACAGGCGTAGAGGGGCTTGAAAAAATGGTTTATATACAGGAACCTGTAAAAAGGAATTTTGAAATGCTTTTACTTTCTTTTATTTTTTTATGTTTGGGCGGTATATCCTTTTATGGCAAAAATAAATAA
- a CDS encoding lipopolysaccharide assembly protein LapB, whose amino-acid sequence MAKINKLIFIIVFIFFISSCSKIDKARLNFLSGYLAWKQNDWNTAASKFFKSVDLGKEINDEKIKDYSDFAIGSLYLMQNEDSSALARFENIKENTDKRLDSYIYYQKGIISFKNHEYEKAVMFFKKSLELKPDSVDAKINFELSMRYQKKQKDKPANSKGAAVIENKQDDLSEKTILNLIRKKEKEQWQKKEQENKQPQAFDY is encoded by the coding sequence ATGGCAAAAATAAATAAACTCATCTTTATAATTGTTTTTATTTTTTTTATATCCTCATGCAGTAAAATCGATAAGGCAAGGCTTAATTTCCTTTCGGGATATCTTGCATGGAAACAAAATGATTGGAACACAGCTGCATCAAAATTTTTTAAATCGGTAGATTTAGGCAAAGAAATTAATGATGAAAAAATAAAAGACTATTCCGATTTTGCGATAGGCTCTCTTTATCTTATGCAAAATGAAGATTCCTCGGCTCTTGCCCGTTTTGAAAATATCAAGGAGAATACCGATAAAAGATTGGATTCCTATATTTACTATCAAAAAGGAATAATTTCATTTAAAAATCATGAATACGAAAAAGCCGTCATGTTTTTTAAAAAATCCCTTGAACTTAAGCCGGACAGTGTAGATGCTAAAATCAATTTTGAATTGAGTATGCGTTATCAAAAAAAACAAAAAGACAAGCCTGCAAATTCAAAGGGAGCTGCCGTTATCGAAAATAAACAAGACGATTTATCTGAAAAGACAATTTTAAATTTAATACGAAAAAAGGAGAAAGAGCAATGGCAAAAAAAAGAACAGGAAAACAAACAGCCTCAGGCATTCGATTATTAA
- a CDS encoding Smr/MutS family protein gives MKDFGSILDEWDKITGKPYGKKQIKKDEHSNKKTQGVKAKEDNSKKINPMEMWLRRYGVHDKDAQEAMHNIDYAKQRKMLREMRCEDEIDLHGMTCDEAEAALNVFFENSIRRGLKKILIIHGKGNHSGGGAVLAPFVRIYLEKHKRAGECGHPKNADGGTGSTWVILK, from the coding sequence ATGAAAGATTTCGGATCAATCTTGGACGAGTGGGACAAAATAACCGGAAAGCCCTACGGGAAAAAGCAGATTAAAAAAGACGAACATTCAAATAAAAAAACTCAGGGAGTCAAGGCCAAGGAAGATAATTCAAAAAAGATCAATCCTATGGAGATGTGGTTAAGAAGATATGGAGTCCACGATAAGGATGCTCAAGAAGCCATGCACAATATCGATTATGCCAAGCAACGGAAAATGTTGCGAGAGATGAGATGTGAAGATGAAATAGATCTTCACGGCATGACCTGCGATGAAGCTGAAGCCGCTTTAAATGTTTTTTTTGAAAATTCCATACGCAGGGGCTTAAAGAAAATTTTAATTATTCACGGCAAGGGGAATCATTCAGGCGGCGGAGCCGTCCTTGCCCCCTTTGTCCGCATCTATCTTGAAAAACATAAGAGGGCAGGCGAGTGCGGCCATCCGAAAAATGCCGACGGAGGAACCGGCTCTACATGGGTAATCCTAAAATAA
- a CDS encoding HD-GYP domain-containing protein has product MNTYNAEHTKDLSFFNKNVYLDKKFLLLIPETPLTAELKAILNEWDFSLLYSDGEPSSFMSVRTDTSAGKDVLDSSKESEIISEKLKKQKEILEETENKFWDFLRFTDKIFTDYTMKKILDPRFVFDKIKELCDFVKNERKNIMLIEMQKYSSPTNYLVMHSLRSSIFAVIIGLQLKMPPHRLIELGAACLLHEIGMFRLPPQYYMYDAPLSEEGKKALFTHPVLSYNILKTSSFSLPICLGVLEHHERENGLGYPRGLTREKISMYGKIIAVACSYEAATAPRPYKEAQDASSGIVEMIKNTNGQYDETILKALLYSLSFYPVGMYVHLSNGKIAKVIDVNPDDPRFPIVQIYGETTPTGDPVTVQTKAKELAVKRQLSKEELKSIDRNFGALF; this is encoded by the coding sequence GTGAATACCTATAATGCAGAACATACAAAAGATTTATCATTTTTTAATAAAAATGTCTATTTAGATAAGAAATTTTTGCTGTTAATTCCGGAAACTCCGCTTACCGCCGAACTAAAGGCTATTTTAAACGAATGGGACTTTTCTCTCCTTTATTCTGACGGGGAACCTTCAAGTTTTATGAGTGTAAGAACCGATACTTCAGCAGGAAAAGATGTTCTGGACTCAAGCAAGGAAAGCGAAATAATTTCGGAAAAACTAAAAAAACAAAAGGAAATTCTGGAAGAAACGGAAAATAAATTCTGGGACTTTTTAAGGTTTACCGATAAAATTTTTACCGATTATACGATGAAAAAAATTCTGGATCCGCGCTTTGTTTTTGATAAAATAAAGGAACTTTGCGATTTTGTAAAAAACGAAAGAAAAAATATCATGCTCATCGAAATGCAAAAATACAGCTCTCCGACAAATTATTTGGTTATGCATTCTTTGAGATCTTCAATTTTTGCCGTTATTATAGGACTTCAGCTTAAAATGCCGCCTCATAGGCTTATAGAACTTGGAGCCGCCTGTCTTTTGCACGAAATAGGTATGTTCAGGCTTCCGCCTCAATATTATATGTATGATGCACCCTTAAGCGAAGAAGGCAAAAAAGCCTTGTTTACTCATCCTGTTCTATCCTATAATATTTTAAAAACCTCTTCTTTTTCTTTGCCCATATGCTTAGGCGTTTTGGAGCATCATGAAAGAGAAAACGGACTCGGATATCCGAGGGGGCTTACGAGAGAGAAAATTTCGATGTACGGAAAAATAATAGCCGTAGCATGTTCATACGAGGCGGCCACGGCTCCCCGCCCATATAAAGAAGCTCAAGATGCTTCATCCGGAATTGTCGAAATGATAAAAAATACAAACGGACAATATGATGAAACTATCTTAAAAGCCCTGCTTTATTCTTTGTCCTTTTATCCTGTCGGAATGTATGTACATCTTTCTAACGGCAAAATAGCCAAGGTAATAGATGTAAACCCCGATGATCCGAGATTTCCCATCGTGCAGATCTATGGCGAAACAACTCCTACGGGCGATCCCGTAACTGTACAGACAAAGGCAAAAGAGCTCGCTGTAAAAAGGCAGTTATCAAAAGAAGAATTAAAGAGCATTGACCGGAACTTCGGGGCCTTATTTTAG
- a CDS encoding GrdX family protein: MQKDSQTNNQRLIITNNPKVKAFYEEDRTGLKNRYELKFLDSRDEVFQNVRDLIHSNWKLLNHAMAGNIPLHKHPYRSMALEEQESLDTNSLLLWESAMERVKRGKTPPYPDDVLEDFQELDYNLFSGSVKF, translated from the coding sequence ATGCAAAAAGATTCACAGACAAATAATCAAAGACTTATTATTACAAATAATCCCAAGGTCAAGGCCTTTTATGAAGAAGATAGAACAGGCTTAAAAAACCGATATGAGCTTAAGTTTTTAGACTCAAGGGATGAGGTTTTTCAAAATGTAAGGGATTTAATTCATTCTAATTGGAAGCTCTTAAACCATGCTATGGCAGGAAATATTCCTCTTCACAAGCACCCTTACCGCAGTATGGCCTTGGAAGAACAAGAAAGCCTTGATACAAACTCCCTTCTTCTTTGGGAATCGGCAATGGAAAGGGTAAAAAGAGGTAAAACCCCGCCCTATCCGGATGATGTCTTGGAAGACTTCCAAGAACTGGACTATAATTTATTTTCAGGCTCTGTCAAATTCTAA
- a CDS encoding sodium:alanine symporter family protein encodes MEQFLQNLTSLVSSANGFIWGVYFLIPLLCGTGLFFTIRLGGVQFTKFGSGWKRLFSNFSLSGKEAGKHGMSSFQAVATAIAAQVGTGNLVGAMTALIMGGPGAIFWMWLAALAGMATNFAEAAIAQIYKTKDDSGQTVGGPAYYISEGLKNKVGDGFAKFLAGFFAIAIILALGFMGNMVQANSISDAFHNAFHVPTWITGAVLAIIAGVIFMGGVKRIASVTEKVVPLMAIVYIVVGLIVVIINAGQIPAMFAMIFKGAFDPKAVWGGALGFGMGRAVRYGVARGLFSNEAGMGSTPHAHAVADVKHPVEQGVLGIVAVFIDTFIVLNVTVFTVLSSGVIKFENGEATMKGIKLVQEAFSQHLFGPTFGYLFIAICLLFFAFSTIIGWYYFGETNIRYLFGTKGLIPYQLLVVIFIFIGSLLKIDLVWELTDFFNGIMVIPNLIALLLLSGTVAKILKDYNKGLPYDASQYK; translated from the coding sequence ATGGAACAATTTTTACAAAATCTTACAAGCCTAGTTTCTTCGGCTAACGGATTTATTTGGGGTGTTTACTTCCTCATTCCGCTTCTATGCGGTACCGGTTTGTTCTTTACAATCCGGTTAGGTGGAGTACAGTTTACAAAATTCGGAAGCGGCTGGAAGCGTCTTTTCAGCAACTTTTCATTAAGCGGTAAAGAAGCAGGAAAGCACGGTATGAGTTCTTTCCAGGCTGTTGCAACAGCTATTGCTGCACAGGTTGGAACAGGAAACCTCGTAGGTGCTATGACAGCCCTCATCATGGGCGGTCCCGGAGCTATTTTCTGGATGTGGCTTGCAGCCCTCGCTGGTATGGCAACAAACTTTGCAGAAGCTGCTATCGCTCAGATCTACAAAACCAAGGATGACTCCGGCCAGACAGTTGGAGGTCCTGCATACTACATTTCAGAAGGTTTAAAGAACAAGGTCGGAGACGGCTTTGCAAAATTCCTTGCCGGATTCTTTGCCATAGCAATCATTCTTGCTCTCGGATTTATGGGTAATATGGTTCAGGCCAACTCAATTTCCGATGCCTTCCATAATGCCTTCCATGTTCCCACATGGATTACAGGTGCAGTTCTTGCAATTATCGCCGGTGTTATCTTCATGGGCGGTGTTAAGCGAATTGCTTCAGTTACAGAAAAAGTAGTTCCTCTTATGGCTATCGTTTACATTGTAGTCGGTCTTATCGTTGTTATTATCAACGCAGGACAGATCCCCGCAATGTTTGCCATGATCTTCAAGGGAGCCTTTGATCCGAAAGCTGTTTGGGGCGGTGCCCTCGGTTTCGGAATGGGACGTGCAGTACGATATGGTGTTGCACGAGGTCTTTTCTCCAACGAAGCAGGTATGGGTTCTACACCTCATGCCCACGCTGTTGCTGATGTAAAACACCCGGTAGAACAGGGTGTTTTAGGTATTGTTGCAGTATTTATCGATACTTTCATCGTTTTAAACGTTACTGTATTTACCGTTTTAAGCTCAGGCGTTATAAAATTTGAAAACGGTGAAGCTACTATGAAGGGAATCAAGCTTGTTCAGGAAGCTTTCTCACAGCACTTATTCGGACCCACATTCGGCTACCTTTTCATCGCTATCTGTCTTCTTTTCTTTGCCTTCTCAACAATCATCGGCTGGTACTACTTCGGAGAAACAAACATAAGATACCTATTCGGAACAAAGGGACTTATCCCATATCAGCTCCTAGTAGTTATCTTTATCTTTATCGGAAGCTTGCTTAAGATCGACTTGGTTTGGGAATTGACGGACTTCTTTAACGGAATTATGGTTATACCTAACCTTATAGCCTTGCTATTATTAAGCGGAACCGTTGCTAAGATCTTAAAAGATTACAACAAGGGTCTCCCCTACGACGCAAGTCAGTATAAATAA